One Lachancea thermotolerans CBS 6340 chromosome F complete sequence DNA window includes the following coding sequences:
- the CRS1 gene encoding cysteine--tRNA ligase (similar to uniprot|P53852 Saccharomyces cerevisiae YNL247W Protein required for cell viability), which produces MYKCRTISKIWKTCERSVGMSATSSNVKVNQPKWRQPQEPEGAPRLKLYNSLTRQKEDFVTISGDKNVTWYSCGPTVYDSSHMGHARNYVSIDINRRILQDYFGYRIRFVQNVTDVDDKIILRARQSHLFERFAAENKEVTPLIQEKVNSALFAYIEANLKKSFSSIGEYKAWFSSLDISKEKEANPKFAMYTSAVSDCITALEGTNDAETFLGLVKEVLIPVLDKESGSTINEPEIFRKLPAFWEREFNKDMAALNVLEPSVTTRVSEYVPEIVDFVKRIIDNGYAYATGDGSVYFDTVAFDKSEKHDYAKCQPWNKGKLDLINDAEGSLSNFSSTNGKRSSNDFALWKSSKPGEPEWDSPWGKGRPGWHIECSVMACDVLGPNIDIHTGGIDLAFPHHDNEIAQSEAFYDNHQWVNYFLHTGHLHIEGQKMSKSLKNFITIGEALKKYSARQLRLAFSSAQWNSQLDFKEVLLVEVKSLEQSFNNFFRNARALKADLAHREDMGQHVSKKLGDKEKSLLTELAAFQDKVHNAFCDNLSTPVALKFLSELVTKANLYISSAGSDIRIEPLLEVVRYITKILEVIGFPSRDDHLGWLDEAGGQSQTGENREELLMPYVKCLSNFRDDVRRLAIDKASSTEFLKLTDRVRDNDILDLNVSIDDRSDQASLVKFLTNDEKEEYKKQIMEKDQRQKEKEAKKKEQARLREAKEAERRLKAQLSPNEMFRNSELYSVWDEEGLPLKDKDGVDITKSMLKKLKKQWEQQKKLHEEYFG; this is translated from the coding sequence ATGTACAAGTGCAGGACAATTTCTAAAATCTGGAAAACTTGCGAAAGATCGGTAGGAATGTCGGCAACGTCATCAAATGTCAAGGTGAATCAGCCAAAATGGCGCCAGCCTCAAGAGCCTGAGGGAGCTCCAAGGTTAAAGCTATATAACAGTTTGACACGGCAAAAGGAGGATTTCGTTACCATATCTGGGGACAAAAACGTTACTTGGTACTCCTGCGGGCCTACGGTTTACGATTCGTCTCATATGGGGCATGCGCGGAACTATGTATCGATCGACATCAACAGGAGAATCCTGCAAGACTACTTTGGCTATCGTATCCGCTTTGTGCAGAATGTTACCGATGTCGATGACAAAATCATTTTGAGGGCGAGACAGTCgcatctttttgaaaggttcGCGGCTGAGAACAAAGAAGTCACACCTCTAATCCAGGAAAAAGTCAATTCTGCGCTTTTCGCCTATATAGAAGCcaacttgaaaaaaagcttttccTCAATTGGTGAGTACAAGGCCTGGTTCAGCTCTCTCGACATAAgcaaagagaaagaggccAATCCAAAGTTCGCGATGTACACGTCCGCAGTAAGCGACTGTATCACGGCTTTAGAGGGGACAAATGATGCCGAAACTTTCCTTGGTCTTGTAAAGGAAGTACTTATTCCCGTGCTGGATAAGGAATCGGGTAGCACCATCAATGAGCCCGAAATATTTCGCAAGTTGCCTGCTTTCTGGGAGAGAGAATTCAACAAAGATATGGCCGCTTTGAACGTATTGGAACCTTCTGTCACGACTAGGGTTTCGGAGTATGTTCCTGAAATTGTTGATTTCGTTAAAAGAATTATAGACAATGGCTACGCTTATGCTACTGGCGATGGCTCCGTTTACTTCGACACGGTGGCATTCGACAAGTCTGAAAAGCACGACTATGCTAAGTGCCAGCCTTGGAATAAGGGCAAGCTCGACCTGATCAACGACGCGGAGGGATCGCTCAGTAACTTTTCTTCCACAAATGGCAAACGCTCGAGCAACGATTTTGCTTTGTGGAAGTCTTCTAAGCCAGGAGAGCCGGAATGGGATTCGCCATGGGGGAAGGGTAGGCCAGGTTGGCATATCGAATGTTCTGTTATGGCTTGTGACGTTTTAGGTCCAAACATTGATATCCACACCGGCGGAATTGATCTTGCGTTTCCACACCACGATAACGAAATCGCGCAATCAGAAGCATTTTATGATAACCACCAGTGGGTGAACTACTTCTTGCATACTGGCCATTTGCATATCGAGGGCCaaaaaatgtcaaagagtttgaagaacttcatCACAATTGGTGAAGCTTTAAAGAAGTATAGTGCGAGACAGCTAAGATTGGCTTTCAGTTCCGCACAGTGGAACAGTCAGCTTGATTTTAAGGAGGTcttgcttgttgaagttaAATCCTTAGAACAGAGCTTTAACAACTTTTTTAGAAACGCCCGGGCCCTGAAAGCTGACTTGGCCCATAGGGAGGATATGGGACAACAtgtctcaaagaaacttggcgacaaagaaaaaagttTGCTGACAGAATTAGCCGCGTTCCAAGACAAAGTCCACAATGCCTTCTGTGATAACTTGTCTACACCTGTTGCATTGAAATTCCTAAGTGAGCTGGTGACCAAGGCTAACCTTTATATCTCTTCTGCGGGCTCTGACATTAGAATTGAGCCTCTCTTGGAAGTTGTGAGGTACATCACTAAAATCCTTGAGGTTATTGGATTTCCTTCACGTGACGACCACCTTGGTTGGTTAGATGAGGCTGGTGGTCAGTCGCAAACTGGTGAGAATCGTGAAGAGTTGCTCATGCCTTATGTTAAATGCTTGTCGAACTTCAGGGACGACGTCCGCCGTTTGGCCATTGATAAAGCTTCTAGTACTGAGTTCCTGAAACTCACCGACCGTGTCCGCGACAACGATATATTGGACCTCAATGTATCGATCGATGATAGGAGTGACCAAGCATCCTTAGTGAAATTCCTAACCAATGATGAGAAGGAGGAATACAAGAAGCAGATAATGGAGAAGGATCAACgtcaaaaagagaaagaggcaaagaagaaggagcaggcCCGTTTAAGGGAAGCTAAGGAGGCAGAAAGGCGCCTGAAGGCCCAGTTGTCACCCAATGAAATGTTCCGGAATTCCGAACTATACTCCGTATGGGACGAAGAGGGACttcctttgaaagataAAGATGGTGTTGATATTACCAAATCcatgttgaagaagttgaaaaagcaATGGGAGCAacagaaaaagctgcaTGAAGAATACTTTGGTTGA
- a CDS encoding Zn(II)2Cys6 transcription factor domain-containing protein (conserved hypothetical protein) — MDDKGNSRKALRSCVRCRKNKIKCDLQEKRPGSCTPCSRRGIECYVDYVVPHQRSQELINLFQNVEDVKRSMGKLTSSYEKIAREHVPFFCMDRQGFSPSVGSKVLKLAEGEFIIIALSGEGLRVNNYLINSEDIEVALKDFQDVVGTLLQLYERPDCGRSCVNETVIDESVGKYTVENLFHSEQLPFLLCVVNFYFEIPGLKYNELFDTILEDYCFMAIEDEKSGKNFDRRTLSKLIIGHSSSDFNFLFNGEMFIKKFTLYLFYHIVIYGVRYYMDCFMEKYIRTLENVRKKVNIEKNWEVKWVNFYIKVFGLMDNMKEVLEIGEENDPFLKVLEYDSLIVNSDISIDTRFPDVLKQCHQDVKPLLRRGHMRIPFVKEFMAQFITMNYFVANLKFKKCLNEMESMKYTGFNTKVISELGSEAKCLCCDVNKGENENKLYAERGSAEDVVVEDPEECSANGNMRAGVRKVRYEEYDVYDIVATCLTKDGYKDILRRSCCGLVRDMCEKVIIEGMIMKL; from the coding sequence ATGGATGATAAGGGTAATAGCCGGAAGGCTTTGAGATCGTGTGTTAGGTGTAGAAAGAATAAAATAAAATGCGATTTGCAGGAGAAAAGGCCAGGCTCATGCACGCCCTGTAGTCGACGAGGAATCGAATGTTATGTTGATTACGTGGTTCCCCATCAAAGGTCACAGGAGCTTATCAATTTATTCCAAAATGTTGAAGATGTAAAGAGGTCAATGGGAAAGTTGACGAGCAGCTATGAGAAAATCGCCCGGGAACATGTCCCCTTTTTTTGTATGGATAGGCAAGGTTTTTCTCCTTCTGTTGGCAGCAAAGTCTTAAAGCTTGCTGAAGGTGAATTTATAATAATTGCTTTGAGTGGGGAGGGATTACGCGTTAACAACTACCTTATTAATAGTGAAGACATTGAAGTTGCTTTGAAGGATTTTCAGGACGTTGTTGGAACGCTCCTTCAGTTGTACGAAAGACCTGATTGTGGGAGGAGCTGTGTTAATGAAACGGTAATAGACGAAAGTGTGGGGAAATATACAGTCGAGAATCTTTTTCATTCCGAACAACTcccttttttgctttgtgtTGTGAACTTCTACTTTGAAATCCCAGGGTTAAAGTACAATGAACTATTCGACACTATCCTTGAAGATTATTGTTTCATGGCTATCGAGGATGAGAAAAGTGGTAAGAATTTTGACCGGAGAACCCTATCAAAGTTAATTATCGGTCATTCGAGTAGCGACTTTAATTTTCTATTCAACGGTGAGATGTTCATTAAAAAGTTCACGTTGTATCTTTTTTACCACATTGTGATATATGGAGTACGGTACTATATGGATTGCTTCATGGAGAAGTACATTCGAACTCTCGAAAATGTTAGAAAAAAGGTTAACATCGAAAAGAACTGGGAGGTTAAATGGGTCAATTTTTACATTAAGGTGTTTGGTTTGATGGATAACATGAAAGAAGTATTGGAGATTGGTGAAGAAAACGACCCGTTTTTAAAGGTTCTTGAGTATGATTCATTGATCGTTAATAGTGACATTTCCATTGATACGCGTTTTCCAGATGTTTTGAAACAATGCCATCAGGATGTAAAGCCCTTATTACGAAGGGGCCACATGAGAATACCTTTCGTGAAAGAGTTTATGGCCCAGTTCATCACTATGAACTATTTCGTCGCGAACTTGAAGTTTAAGAAATGTTTAAATGAAATGGAGTCGATGAAATACACCGGTTTTAATACTAAAGTTATCTCCGAATTAGGGAGTGAAGCTAAATGCTTATGTTGTGATGTAAACAAAggagaaaatgaaaacaaactttATGCGGAGAGGGGGAGCGCCGAGGATGTGGTTGTTGAGGATCCTGAAGAATGCTCGGCGAATGGTAATATGCGCGCTGGAGTTCGAAAAGTGAGGTACGAAGAATACGACGTTTATGATATTGTTGCAACTTGCCTCACAAAAGATGGGTATAAAGATATTCTAAGGCGAAGTTGTTGCGGTTTGGTAAGGGATATGTGCGAAAAAGTTATTATTGAAGGCATGATTATGAAATTGTAA
- the SUI1 gene encoding translation initiation factor eIF1 (highly similar to uniprot|P32911 Saccharomyces cerevisiae YNL244C SUI1 translation initiation factor eIF1), which yields MSIENLKSFDPFADTGDNETATANYIHIRIQQRNGRKTLTTVQGVPAEYDLKRILKVLKKDFACNGNIVKDEEMGEIIQMQGDQRAKVCEFMITQLGMKKKNIKIHGF from the coding sequence ATGTCTATTGAAAACCTCAAGTCTTTCGATCCTTTCGCAGACACTGGTGATAACGAAACAGCTACCGCCAACTACATCCACATCCGTATCCAACAGAGAAACGGTAGAAAGACTTTGACTACAGTCCAAGGAGTTCCCGCAGAATATGATCTAAagagaattttgaaggttctAAAGAAGGACTTCGCCTGCAACGGCAACATAGTCAAGGACGAAGAGATGGGTGAGATTATCCAAATGCAAGGCGATCAAAGAGCCAAGGTTTGTGAATTTATGATCACTCAGCTCgggatgaagaagaagaacatcaagatcCACGGTTTCTGA
- the SLA2 gene encoding Sla2p (some similarities with uniprot|P33338 Saccharomyces cerevisiae YNL243W SLA2 Transmembrane actin- binding protein involved in membrane cytoskeleton assembly and cell polarization adaptor protein that links actin to clathrin and endocytosis present in the actin cortical patch of the emerging bud tip dimer in vivo), with translation MSRFDVDLDRAVRKACSYEETAPKRKHVRTCIVFTWDHKSSRAFFNAMKTQPLGEDEVSVFKALITIHKVLQEGHPSAIVEGIKNREWIESLGRIYSIGGGDGYGRIIEEYVQFLLRKLVFHRSHKGFNGTFEYEEYVSLVTTSNPDEGYETILDLMDLQDALDEFSRVLFASISSGRKNECKISALVPLVAESYGIYKFITSMIRAMHKQTGEDGAMEPLHERYVSQHARLFEFYADCSAIKYLTSLIRIPKLPTEAPSLVDSPSPEPSLSRPSTRNSARRSITPSEKPPSLKAERSFSAVTPSQTEYVATPGPQISGVFSNGAYNIPSSQPTGGVSGFVPFMSSHPTGVVGGLVPVMSSNPTGGLVGNQTGYFGNVGLDTPNSLETQRALEQQRTNQLLLQQQQQQQQQQQLEQQAILERERQRQLELQQQQRQLEIEREHQLAQQQQEQALFEERLRSQQNMYQQAAQQDQYQTDLNALREQHERDQMVIQQYDNRVLALEKELENMNLNVNEQLSNKEEQVKTMEQWKEKYDGLARLYAQLRQEHLAVLKKLKKSQQVESSAKEAIHKAEVLEHEKEDLRREVQQVNRERERLHWESEKNARKQVEEVLVAGSRAVVARTSASESATNLANCFNNFIADGANGDFAALATSIAEFTVATAGSKDAQDFLCALKDLTGTEEEMTDKVIDLNIHLQRLFANQTLT, from the coding sequence ATGTCGCGATTTGACGTTGATCTGGACCGTGCTGTCAGGAAGGCGTGTTCCTACGAGGAGACAGCTCCTAAGCGTAAACATGTTCGTACGTGCATTGTGTTTACGTGGGATCACAAATCGTCTCGCGCTTTTTTCAACGCGATGAAAACTCAGCCCCTTGGAGAAGATGAAGTTAGTGTGTTCAAGGCTCTCATCACGATTCataaagttcttcaagaaggccACCCATCTGCAATTGTCGAGGGAATTAAAAACCGTGAATGGATTGAAAGTTTGGGCCGTATTTATTCGATAGGCGGAGGCGATGGATATGGACGCATCATTGAGGAGTATGTCCAATTCCTTCTTCGGAAATTGGTCTTCCATAGAAGCCACAAGGGATTTAATGGTACTTTTGAATACGAAGAGTACGTTTCTCTTGTTACTACTTCTAACCCGGATGAGGGCTACGAAACTATTCTAGATCTTATGGACCTTCAGGATGCTCTGGATGAGTTTTCAAGGGTGCTGTTCGCTAGTATTTCTAGTGGGCGCAAAAACGAGTGTAAGATATCAGCTTTAGTTCCGTTGGTCGCTGAATCATATGGAATTTACAAGTTTATCACATCCATGATCCGTGCTATGCACAAACAAACTGGTGAGGATGGTGCCATGGAACCCCTGCACGAGCGCTATGTTTCCCAGCACGCaaggctttttgaattttatGCGGATTGTTCTGCGATCAAGTACTTGACAAGTCTTATCCGCATTCCTAAATTACCTACGGAAGCTCCCTCTTTGGTGGACAGCCCATCTCCTGAGCCGTCGCTCAGTAGGCCATCCACTCGGAATTCGGCACGTCGAAGTATTACCCCTTCGGAAAAACcaccatctttgaaagctgaaCGTAGTTTCTCAGCAGTCACTCCTTCCCAAACAGAATATGTGGCAACTCCTGGTCCTCAAATAAGTGGAGTGTTTAGTAACGGCGCCTATAATATTCCAAGTTCTCAACCTACGGGGGGAGTTAGCGGGTTTGTACCTTTCATGTCGTCGCATCCAACTGGCGTAGTCGGGGGGTTGGTTCCTGTTATGTCCAGCAATCCTACGGGTGGGTTAGTTGGGAATCAAACAGGTTATTTTGGGAATGTGGGCTTAGATACCCCTAATTCATTAGAAACCCAAAGGGCACTGGAGCAACAGAGAACAAATCAACTACTTttgcaacagcagcaacaacagcaacaacagcaacaacttGAACAACAAGCGATTTTAGAGCGTGAAAGACAGAGAcaacttgaacttcaacagcaacaaagGCAATTGGAGATTGAGAGGGAGCATCAACTTgctcaacagcaacaagaacaagcctTATTTGAGGAAAGGTTGCGGTCGCAGCAAAACATGTACCAACAAGCGGCTCAACAAGACCAGTATCAAACCGATTTGAACGCATTGAGGGAACAACATGAGCGTGACCAAATGGTAATTCAGCAATACGACAACCGGGTTTTGGCtcttgagaaagaactGGAAAATATGAATTTGAACGTTAATGAACAACTGAGCAACAAGGAAGAACAAGTTAAAACTATGGAGCAGTGGAAGGAGAAGTATGACGGTTTGGCTAGACTATATGCGCAATTAAGGCAAGAACACCTTGCTGTTttaaaaaaattgaaaaagtcgcaGCAGGTCGAAAGCAGCGCCAAAGAAGCCATTCATAAAGCTGAGGTATTGGAACATGAGAAGGAAGACCTAAGAAGGGAGGTGCAACAGGTAAACCGGGAGAGAGAACGGTTGCATTGGGAGagtgaaaaaaatgctcGTAAACAAGTAGAAGAAGTACTTGTTGCCGGAAGCAGAGCAGTGGTGGCGAGGACGTCAGCATCTGAAAGCGCTACGAACCTTGCCAActgcttcaacaactttatAGCGGACGGCGCCAATGGGGACTTTGCTGCTCTGGCAACTAGCATTGCAGAATTCACGGTAGCCACGGCAGGCTCCAAGGACGCCCAAGACTTCTTATGCGCTCTAAAGGACCTAACTGGaaccgaagaagaaatgaCGGACAAAGTCATAGACCTCAACATTCATCTGCAGCGTTTGTTCGCGAACCAAACCCTAACTTGA
- the CWC25 gene encoding U2-type spliceosomal complex subunit CWC25 (similar to uniprot|P53854 Saccharomyces cerevisiae YNL245C), with product MGTGDLNLLKSWNPHLLKNKKKVWETEQQLLDEQRKFKERQIEIEKERQLDDLTSLNRTGSKLQQKNGMEWMYNDPAATNEQNTDFLLGKKRIDTSILKKNEQPYTQKKDRHFDTSNKGIHSILENKRPAASTDLSRDDPLAAFQKAQEIRRNTARSDRISKVHKPRPNLPESGSRNKQTIPHAVSRQPPQNNRKSRSTYDMDY from the coding sequence ATGGGTACAGGGGACCTTAACCTGCTGAAATCGTGGAATCCACaccttctcaaaaacaagaagaaagtaTGGGAAACGGAACAACAGTTACTGGACGAACAGCGCAAGTTTAAGGAGCGTCAGATAGAAATAGAGAAGGAGCGACAACTAGACGACTTGACGTCACTAAACAGGACAGGGTCAAAActacaacaaaaaaatggcATGGAGTGGATGTACAACGATCCCGCGGCAACAAACGAACAAAACACTGATTTTCTACTGGGGAAAAAGAGAATAGATACTTCAAtcctcaaaaaaaatgagcaGCCATACACACAAAAGAAAGACAGGCACTTCGACACCTCAAATAAGGGAATACATTCCATTTTAGAAAACAAACGTCCCGCTGCAAGCACTGACCTCTCGAGAGACGACCCCTTGGCAGCATTTCAAAAGGCTCAAGAAATTAGAAGGAACACAGCTCGTTCGGATCGCATATCAAAGGTTCACAAGCCAAGACCAAATCTTCCTGAATCCGGCTCCAGGAACAAACAAACCATTCCCCACGCCGTCTCACGCCAACCACCGCAGAACAACAGAAAGTCGCGATCCACATACGACATGGATTACTAA
- a CDS encoding KLTH0F03278p (conserved hypothetical protein), with translation MILSELNKVENMNWTEGYAECHLPKVANQIKYKFGTQKTLGKDRFPCIAQRKCPKQICHFVTSGKTDKIKQSGLKSRNKFILMRGLLHCMVQQLRNCSDPFNANRAKVEEVSKIASAIWRTNKGVFQSYHEMLAVFEDSKSTNITISKSTLKKLTEAIGRECIPSTYSYETLTNGADTTAMESKKTYKAFCGRFSLKEATGRVRKKKPTQTFALRSAKIEDIFLI, from the coding sequence ATGATTTTGAGTGAACTCAATAAAGTCGAAAACATGAACTGGACTGAAGGATATGCAGAATGCCATTTACCAAAAGTGGCTAATCAGATAAAATACAAATTCGGCACCCAAAAAACTTTAGGTAAAGATCGCTTTCCATGTATAGCGCAAAGAAAGTGTCCAAAACAAATATGTCATTTTGTTACGTCCGGAAAAACTGATAAAATTAAGCAAAGCGGgttgaaatcaagaaacaaattcaTTCTTATGCGGGGGCTGCTTCACTGCATggttcagcagcttcgaAACTGCTCAGATCCATTTAATGCAAACCGggcaaaagttgaagaggTTTCAAAGATAGCGTCAGCTATTTGGAGAACAAATAAAGGCGTCTTCCAGTCTTATCACGAAATGCTTGCAGTTTTCGAAGATAGCAAGTCCACAAACATCactatttcaaaatctacCCTTAAAAAACTGACCGAAGCCATTGGAAGAGAATGCATACCATCAACCTACAGTTACGAAACGCTGACGAATGGGGCAGACACTACAGCCATggagagcaagaaaacgTACAAGGCCTTCTGTGGCAGGTTCTCTCTCAAGGAGGCTACGGGTAGGgtcaggaagaagaaacctACACAAACATTTGCCCTCCGCTCcgccaaaatcgaagaCATCTTTCTCATATAA
- the VPS75 gene encoding Vps75p (similar to uniprot|P53853 Saccharomyces cerevisiae YNL246W VPS75), with the protein MEEDKVSKSLEALARVEDEVEKAERETEFLRLKKLSAVYLNRKEAIAGIPGFWKVVLSQHSDFANYVRAADLKYIDCISAIEVTWLCVEDEKADHRDFTVTINFDAIDGDFESQTVSKTFRIEHDVSKFIYRSKRTEEDDLRDEELGFLTSTPTEIKWPKSFDGINPSLVTDKTTSEGKRNYRTGMKSFFSWFKWTGLKPGKEFPNGDGLASLISEDLYPNCTKYYTEAQIDLEEENVDEDDESDEPLQLESSDGEPEDCDGKQKSVKRRKV; encoded by the exons ATGGAAGAAGATAAAGT ATCGAAGTCCCTCGAAGCTCTCGCAAgagttgaagatgaagttgagaaagCAGAAAGAGAgacagaatttttgaggTTGAAAAAGCTTAGTGCTGTGTACCTCAACCGTAAAGAAGCCATTGCTGGTATCCCAGGATTCTGGAAGGTCGTGTTGTCCCAACACAGTGATTTTGCAAACTATGTTCGCGCTGCTGATCTAAAATACATCGATTGTATAAGTGCGATCGAGGTAACATGGTTGTGCGTGGAAGATGAAAAAGCGGATCATCGTGATTTTACTGTCACAATTAATTTCGACGCTATAGATGGGGACTTTGAGTCCCAAACAGTATCGAAAACTTTTAGGATTGAGCACGACGTTAGCAAGTTTATTTACAGGAGCAAGAGGACCGAAGAGGACGACTTGCGCGATGAAGAGCTCGGCTTCTTAACCAGTACACCTACTGAAATTAAATGGCCTAAAAGTTTCGACGGAATTAACCCTAGTTTGGTTACTGACAAAACGACATCTGAAGGAAAGAGAAACTATAGAACAGGAATGAAatcttttttctcttggTTTAAGTGGACAGGTCTCAAACCAGGAAAGGAATTTCCAAATGGTGATGGGTTGGCGTCGCTTATTAGTGAAGACCTGTATCCAAATTGCACAAAATATTATACGGAGGCACAGATTGacttggaagaagaaaatgtagacgaagacgacgaaaGCGATGAGCCTTTGCAATTAGAGTCTAGTGATGGCGAGCCCGAAGATTGTGACGGTAAGCAGAAAAGTGTCAAACGACGCAAAGTGTAG
- the PEX2 gene encoding ubiquitin-protein ligase peroxin 2 (weakly similar to uniprot|P32800 Saccharomyces cerevisiae YJL210W PEX2 RING-finger peroxin peroxisomal membrane protein with a C-terminal zinc-binding RING domain forms putative translocation subcomplex with Pex10p and Pex12p which functions in peroxisomal matrix protein import) — MIVNKIDGDKLDNDLYSHLWALYDDKIKPTSNREEFKLLLKTLAFHFSTKSNGIQTTTYGSALAGTSFQTAKLSLFAANILMPYLVQKLQTFLYNADNNLLPKIRIVETLISVWSLSTFIQLLSGSPKQYLSIFHKIFRIKISTFMQSQFYQNTITASMEFQNTQLLYNALLQLLNNQVSQSKLIQKLLRSSTKKGIKRQNAFNCPYCDEAPNIPYRTSCCNKILCYLCVVKTLEFKNCAGCNTTNFSAAPLYH, encoded by the coding sequence ATGATAGTAAACAAAATTGATGGGGATAAACTGGACAACGACCTTTACAGCCACTTATGGGCACTGTACGACGATAAGATTAAGCCAACTTCAAACAGAGAAGAATTTAAACTTCTCCTCAAAACGTTAGCATTTCActtctcaacaaagtcaaaTGGAATACAAACAACAACATACGGATCAGCTTTGGCAGGAACCTCTTTCCAAACAGCAAAATTAAGCTTATTCGCAGCCAACATTTTAATGCCCTACCTAGTACAAAAACTACAAACTTTTCTATACAACGCAGATAACAACTTATTACCCAAAATACGAATTGTCGAAACTTTAATAAGTGTCTGGTCATTATCAACTTTTATCCAACTTTTGTCAGGTTCCCCAAAACAATACTTGTCGATTTTCCACAAGATTTTCCGAATAAAAATTTCAACTTTTATGCAATCTCAGTTCTACCAGAATACAATTACTGCGAGCATGGAGTTTCAGAATACACAACTTCTTTACAATGCACTTCTgcaacttttgaacaacCAAGTCTCGCAATCTAAACtaattcaaaagcttctgcgATCTTCAACTAAAAAAGGGATCAAGAGACAAAACGCCTTCAATTGCCCATACTGCGACGAAGCACCTAATATTCCCTACAGAACATCTTGCTGTAATAAAATCTTGTGCTACCTATGTGTCGTCAAAACATtagaattcaaaaattgcgcTGGCTGCAACACTAcgaatttttcagcagcaCCTTTATACCACTAA